The DNA window GAGCAGGTGCTGGGCCGGGTGCTGGAGATGTTCCCGATCCTGCGCGAGCGGTCGCGGCAGAGTGCGGGCCTGCTCTCCGGCGGCGAGCAGCAGATGCTGGCCATCGGACGCGCCCTGATGAGCTCGCCGCGAGTCCTGCTGCTCGACGAACCGTCACTCGGGATCGCACCGCTGGTGGCCCGGGAGATCGCCACGGCGGTGCGGCAGATCGCCGACACCGGCGTGGCGGTGCTCCTTGTGGAGCAGAACACCCGCCTCGCCCTGGGTATCGCCGACCAGGTGTACGCGGTCGACGGCGGGGCGGTGGCCGCGCAGGGGCCCGCCTCGGAGTTCGCCGACTCCGAGCTGCTGCGGCGGCTCAGCCTCGGCGGCGGCTCCGGCGGGGCGCCCGCCTCTCCCCGACCCGCCTCCCCCCGACCCGTCTCCCCCCGACCCGCCTCCCCCCGGAAGGAGCAGTGACCTCCCATGAGTGACCTTCCCCGAGCGCGGACCGGTGCCGACCAGGCCGCCCCGGAGCTGGTGGTGGAGGGGGTGACCGTCCGCTTCGGCGGCGTGACGGCGGTCGCCGACGCCGGCTTCACGGTGCGTCCGGGCACGGTGCATGCGCTGATCGGCCCCAATGGGGCGGGCAAGTCGAGCTGCTTCAACGCGATCACCGGGGTGTACCGGGCGGCTGCCGGCACCGTGCACCACCGCCGCGAGCGCATCGACACGCTGCGGCCGGCCGCGATTGCCGCCCGTGGGGTGGCCCGTACCTTCCAGAACCTGGTGCTGCCCGGGGAGTTGAGCGTGTACGACTGCCTGCGGGTCGCCCGCCACCACCGGACCAGGGCCGGGGTGCTCGCCACCGGTCTTGGGCTGCCGTCGGCCCGGCGGGAACGGCGCCGCGACGCGGAGTTCGTGCGCGAGGCGGCCGATGCCGTCGGCCTCGCGGACCTGCTGGGCCATCCGGTGGGCAGCCTGCCGTACGGCATCCGCAAGAAGGTCGAGTTCGCACGCGCCCTCTGCGCCGAGCCCACGCTGCTGCTGCTGGACGAGCCGGTGGCCGGTATCAACGACGCCGAGTCCGACGAGATGGCCGAGGCCGTGCTCCGGGTGCGGGCCGAGCGCGGGCTGACCGTGCTGCTGGTCGAGCACAGCATGCCGTTTGTCATGGGCGTCAGTGACCATGTGACGGTCCTTCAGTCCGGGCGGGTCATCGCCGACGGGACACCGCAGCAGGTCCGGAACGACCCGGTGGTGATCGCCGCCTATCTCGGCGACACCCCGACCACGCCGGAACCGGCCCTCTCCTCCGGAGAACTCCGTGATCAGACTTCTTGAGGCTCTTGTCAACGGCGTCTCACTCGGGGCGCTCTACTCGCTGATCGCGCTGGGTTTCGTGATCATCTACCGCGCGACCGGGGTGCTCAACTTCGCCCATGGCGCATTCCTGCTGGCGGGCACCTATGTGACCGCCGAGGTGGCGGCCGACCACGGCTTCCCGCTCGGTCTGCTCGCCGGGCTGGCCGCCGGGGCGGCCCTGGGGGCGGTCACCCAGATCGTCTTTATGCGGTTCTCGCGGGACCGCAGCCATATCGGCCTCAGCGTGCTGACCCTGGGGATCAACATCCTCGCGGTCACCGAGGTCACCCGCCGGATCGGCGACCGCACCATCCCCATGAGCCAGCCCTGGGGGTCGTCCGAGCTGCAGCTGGGCCCGGTGACGGTACCCCTGGTGCGCATGGTGGCCCTGGCCGGCGCCGCCGTGATCATCTCCGGGTTCCTGGCCGTGTTCCGCCGCACCCGCTGGGGTCTGGCGCTGCGGGTGAGCGCCGCCGACCGGGAGACCGCCGCCCTCATGGGGGTGCGGCTGTCGCGGGTGTCCGGCACCAGCTGGGCGATCGGCGGCCTGATGGCGGCCGTGGCCGGTCTCTTCCTGGCCTCCTTCCCCAGCCCGGGTGTGGACGCGGGCCTCTCCAACAGCGCGATGCGCGCCTTCCCGGCGGCGGTCATCGGCGGCCTGGACTCGGTCGGCGGCGCGCTGCTGGGCGGTCTGGCGCTGGGCGTCGCCGAATCGCTCACCGCGACCTATGAGTCCGGGCTCGGCGCCTTCGGCAAGGGTCTCTCGGGTGTGGTCGCGTACCTCGTCCTCTTCGCCGTCCTGCTGGTGCGCCCGGACGGCTTCTTCGGCAGGAAGGCGGTGGCCCGTGTCTAGATCCGGATGGCCCGTGGCCGGGTCCGGATGGACCGTCACCAGGGCCCGGGCGGTCACCGGGGCGATGCTGCTGGTGCTGGTCGCGGCGCCGTTCTACCTCGGCGAGTTCTGGATGCAGCTCGGCGTCTTCGCCCTGGCCGCCGTGGTGGGGGCGATCGGTCTGAGCATCCAGGTCGGGGTGGCCGGGCAGCTGTCGCTGGCCCATGCGCTCTTCCTGGGCAGCGGCGCCTATCTGTACGCCTTCCTGGGCAGCGGCGGCGAAGGCCAGGTGGCCGGGCTGGGCTGGCCCACCGCCCTGGCCGCGATCGGCGCGGTCGGGCTGACCGCACTCCTCGGGGCGGCGCTCAGCCCGATCGCCGGGCGGCTGCGCGGCCTCTATCTGGGAGTCGCCTCCATCGGCCTGGTCTTCCTCGCCCAGCATGTGCTCATCAGGGTCACCCCGCTCTCCGGGGGCTCCGCCGGCCGGGCCGTACCGCCGCTCTCCGTCGGCGGGTTCGAACTCTCCGACAGCTCCCCGCTGACGGTGCTGGGGGTGCCGCTCGGCGGCCTTGAGAAGCTGTGGTTCCTCGGGCTGGCCGTCGCGGTCGTCGGCTATGCGGCGGCCCGCCGCATCGTGGGCGGGCGCCCCGGCCTGGCCCTGCACATGGTGCGGGAGAGCGAGATCGGCGCCGCCGCGATGGGGGTGCGGGTCGGCCGCGCCAAGGCCACCGCCTTTGTGCTGGCGGCCGTGTACGGCGGTACCGCCGGGGTGCTGATCGCCCTGGGGTCACGCTGGATCGTCCCCGACTCCTTCGGCTACTCGGCGTCCGTCGAGTATCTGGTGATGATCATCATCGGCGGCCTCAGCAGCGTCCGAGGGGCGGTCGCCGGAGCGGCGTTTGTCTCCGTGCTGCCGCTGCTGCTGTCCCGGTACGTCGACAGCGTGCCGTTCCTCGGCGCCGGGGGTGGGATCGACGGCCCCATGCTCGCCGCGTTCCTGTACGCGGCGCTGCTGGTGGTCGTGATCATGTTCGCCCCCGGCGGCCTCAACTCCCTGCTGACGGCGCTCACCGGCCGCAGCGACACCAGGACGGAGCAACTTCCGTGACCCCCACCGCCGACAGCCTCGCCGACCGGTTCCTCCGAGCCGTCGAGCAGGGCGACATCGACACCGTCCGGGACACCGTGTACACACCGGAGACGGTGATCTGGCACAACACCGACAACCGGGAGATCGGCCCCGAGGAGAACTTCCGGGTGCTGCGCTGGCTGACCGGGGTGCTGCCGGATATGCGCTACGAGGAGGTGCGGCGCCGGGAGACCCCGGACGGATATGTGCAGCAGCACGTCCTGCGCGGCACCGTGCCCGACGGCACCGCCATCGAGATCCGCGCCTGCTTTGTGGTGACCCTGCGCGGGGACCGCATCGTGCGACTCGACGAGTATCTGGACACTGCGGCCGGGCGCCCGCTCGACCCCTACCGACCCACCTCCCCCTCGGCATGACCAGCGGCCCATCCACCTCCGGAGGCACCATGACCCTCACCGTCACCGCGCTGTCCCAGCTCAGGGAGAAGGCCGGAACCGACCTCGGCACCACCGGCTGGCTCGACATCACCCAGGACCGGGTGGACACCTTCGCCGACGCCACCGGCGACCACCAGTGGATCCACATCGACCCCGAGCGCGCCGCGCGCGGCCCCTTCGGCGCCCCCATCGCCCATGGGTACCTCACCCTGTCCCTGATCAGCCTGCTCTTCAGCGACCTGCTCAGGAGGCAGGGCCTGGGCATGTCCATCAACTACGGGCTGAACAGGGTCCGCTTCCCCGCGCCCGTGCCCGTCGGATCGAGAATCCGGCTGACCGGCCGGATCGCCGAGGTCGCGGACGTCCCCGGGGGCCTCCAGCTGACCTATGACTTCACCGTGGAGGTCGAAGGCTCGCCGAAGCCGGCCTGCGTCGCCCAGGCCATCCACCGCTACCACGCCTGAACGCCGTCCGCAGGGTGGCCCGGGCGGGGACCCGAGGTCTAGACTGCCCCGCGATGCGTACCGCTCCGATCGTCTAGCGCCCGACACGAGGCCCCGACTCCCCTTGTGTCCATTTATGCTGACGGAGCATCACCGCATGACTACCCCCTCCGGGCTTCCGCTGCGGCGGAACCGCGACTTCCTGCTGCTGATCTCCGGGCAGGCCGTCTCCTACCTCGGCGACCAGGTCCAGGACTTCGCCCTGCTGCTGCTGGTGCTGGCGATGGCCGGGCCCTCCGGGCAGGCCGGTGTGGTCCTCGGCCTCAACACCGCCGCCTTCCTGGTGTTCGGGCTGTTCGCCGGGGCCCTGGTGGACCGCTGGGACCGCCGCCGCACCATGGTCTGGTGCGAGATCGGGCGGGCCGCCGCCACCGGCGGCGTCGCCGCCGCGCTCTGGCTGGACAGGCTCACCCTGCCCTGCCTGTATGCGTTCGCGGTGGTCACCGGCACGCTCACCGCGCTCTTCCAGTCCGCGAACACGGCCGCCCTGCCCAATGTCGTCGGGCCGGACCGCCTCGCCAGGGCGCTGGGGACCAGCCAGGGCGTGACCAGCACCCTGCGGGTCGGCGGCGCATCGCTGGGCGCCGCCGTCTACGCCGTCGGCCGGGCGGTGCCATTTGTGGTCAACGCCGTCTCCTTCCTGCTCTCGGCGGCGGCGCTACGGCTGATGCGCCTCTCCTTCCAGCAGCCGACCGGGCCGGTGGACGGCGGGGAGCGGACCGCCCGGCGGATGACCACCGACCTCCGCGAGGGGCTGAGCTGGCTCCGGCAGCAGCCGGTGATCCGCTTCCTCTGCCTGGTGCAGGCCGCCGACAACCTCCGCTACGGGGCCGGATACCTGGTCATCATCGCGCTGGCGCAGGCGGTCGGTGCGACACCGACGCAGATCGGCCTGGTCTTCACCGGGGCGGCGATCGGTGCGCTGGCCGGCTCACTGCCGGCCGCCCGGGCCGCCGCCCGGTTCCCGCTGGGGCGGATCGCCGTGGCGATGCTCTGGGTGGAGGCCCTGGTCTTCCCGCTCTACGCGGCGGCGCCGAATGCGCTGCTGCTGGGCGTGGTCGCGGCGGCCGAGTCGGTGATCGCCCCGATCCACTCGGTGGCCATCACCACCCATCGGCTGGCCGTCACCCCGGACCACCTGCGCGGTCGCACCTCCGCCGCCGTGCAGACCCTCACCATGGGCGCGCTCTCGGTCGGCACCATGCTGGGCGGCGTCCTGATCGCCGCCCTGGGCGCCCGGGGCACCGCCCTGACGCTCGGCGGCTGGCTCGCCCTGCTGGCGCTCTGCACCACCGCCAACCGCCGGGTCCGGACCGCCGGGACCCCTGCGCCCACGGCCATGGCCGCCACCGCCGCTCCCTTGACCTGACCGCGCCCACCCGACCGCGCCGCCGGGGGCGCGGGTGAGGGTGCACGTGCGGGGCGGCGGGCGGCGTGCGACGGGGTCAGGACCGCCCGACGTCCTGCCGCAGCCGCCACACGGCCCCCGCCGTGAAGACCCCGGTCCAGGCCAGCAGATTGAGTACCGAGGCTGCTCCGGCGCCGCCGCCGCCCAGACAGGACTGCGCGAGGGTACCGGCGCCATAAGCCGGGGTGAACGGCGCCACGACCCGGATCGCGTGCGGCAGCAGGCTCAGCGGGATGAAGATGCCGCCGAGCACGGCCAGCAGCACCAGCGCCGGGCCGACCAGTTGCATCACGTTCTGGGACGGCAGGACCAGGCCCGTGAACAGGCCGAAGAGCGCGAACACCGCAGAGGGGAGCCAGGCGGCGAGCCCGGCCAGCAGCCAGACATGCGGCGGAAGGTCGACGCCGAGCGCCGCCCCGAGGGCGAACTCGGCCAGCACC is part of the Peterkaempfera bronchialis genome and encodes:
- a CDS encoding ABC transporter permease: MSASAPAPRSAPALGGFNATLLGLEIRRALRSLRTVILVVAMPMSFLLLYGLPYRDHHPGDGQPLARITVAMAVYGAMIGATSCGAGVAMERVAGWNRQLRLTPLRPLAQVAVKTITAMVLGLIAVLAEFALGAALGVDLPPHVWLLAGLAAWLPSAVFALFGLFTGLVLPSQNVMQLVGPALVLLAVLGGIFIPLSLLPHAIRVVAPFTPAYGAGTLAQSCLGGGGAGAASVLNLLAWTGVFTAGAVWRLRQDVGRS
- a CDS encoding branched-chain amino acid ABC transporter permease, which codes for MIRLLEALVNGVSLGALYSLIALGFVIIYRATGVLNFAHGAFLLAGTYVTAEVAADHGFPLGLLAGLAAGAALGAVTQIVFMRFSRDRSHIGLSVLTLGINILAVTEVTRRIGDRTIPMSQPWGSSELQLGPVTVPLVRMVALAGAAVIISGFLAVFRRTRWGLALRVSAADRETAALMGVRLSRVSGTSWAIGGLMAAVAGLFLASFPSPGVDAGLSNSAMRAFPAAVIGGLDSVGGALLGGLALGVAESLTATYESGLGAFGKGLSGVVAYLVLFAVLLVRPDGFFGRKAVARV
- a CDS encoding ABC transporter ATP-binding protein, translating into MLNVESLVVRYGTAHALSGISLTVEPGRVTALLGNNGAGKTTLLRTLSGTIALHGGLAVGGSAQLEVRDLLRTPADRIVRAGLAQVPEGRRVFAQLSVEDNLRAGGLSVKSRRDAEQVLGRVLEMFPILRERSRQSAGLLSGGEQQMLAIGRALMSSPRVLLLDEPSLGIAPLVAREIATAVRQIADTGVAVLLVEQNTRLALGIADQVYAVDGGAVAAQGPASEFADSELLRRLSLGGGSGGAPASPRPASPRPVSPRPASPRKEQ
- a CDS encoding branched-chain amino acid ABC transporter permease, which produces MAGSGWTVTRARAVTGAMLLVLVAAPFYLGEFWMQLGVFALAAVVGAIGLSIQVGVAGQLSLAHALFLGSGAYLYAFLGSGGEGQVAGLGWPTALAAIGAVGLTALLGAALSPIAGRLRGLYLGVASIGLVFLAQHVLIRVTPLSGGSAGRAVPPLSVGGFELSDSSPLTVLGVPLGGLEKLWFLGLAVAVVGYAAARRIVGGRPGLALHMVRESEIGAAAMGVRVGRAKATAFVLAAVYGGTAGVLIALGSRWIVPDSFGYSASVEYLVMIIIGGLSSVRGAVAGAAFVSVLPLLLSRYVDSVPFLGAGGGIDGPMLAAFLYAALLVVVIMFAPGGLNSLLTALTGRSDTRTEQLP
- a CDS encoding MaoC family dehydratase, which produces MTLTVTALSQLREKAGTDLGTTGWLDITQDRVDTFADATGDHQWIHIDPERAARGPFGAPIAHGYLTLSLISLLFSDLLRRQGLGMSINYGLNRVRFPAPVPVGSRIRLTGRIAEVADVPGGLQLTYDFTVEVEGSPKPACVAQAIHRYHA
- a CDS encoding nuclear transport factor 2 family protein, which encodes MTPTADSLADRFLRAVEQGDIDTVRDTVYTPETVIWHNTDNREIGPEENFRVLRWLTGVLPDMRYEEVRRRETPDGYVQQHVLRGTVPDGTAIEIRACFVVTLRGDRIVRLDEYLDTAAGRPLDPYRPTSPSA
- a CDS encoding MFS transporter, producing MTTPSGLPLRRNRDFLLLISGQAVSYLGDQVQDFALLLLVLAMAGPSGQAGVVLGLNTAAFLVFGLFAGALVDRWDRRRTMVWCEIGRAAATGGVAAALWLDRLTLPCLYAFAVVTGTLTALFQSANTAALPNVVGPDRLARALGTSQGVTSTLRVGGASLGAAVYAVGRAVPFVVNAVSFLLSAAALRLMRLSFQQPTGPVDGGERTARRMTTDLREGLSWLRQQPVIRFLCLVQAADNLRYGAGYLVIIALAQAVGATPTQIGLVFTGAAIGALAGSLPAARAAARFPLGRIAVAMLWVEALVFPLYAAAPNALLLGVVAAAESVIAPIHSVAITTHRLAVTPDHLRGRTSAAVQTLTMGALSVGTMLGGVLIAALGARGTALTLGGWLALLALCTTANRRVRTAGTPAPTAMAATAAPLT
- a CDS encoding ABC transporter ATP-binding protein, encoding MSDLPRARTGADQAAPELVVEGVTVRFGGVTAVADAGFTVRPGTVHALIGPNGAGKSSCFNAITGVYRAAAGTVHHRRERIDTLRPAAIAARGVARTFQNLVLPGELSVYDCLRVARHHRTRAGVLATGLGLPSARRERRRDAEFVREAADAVGLADLLGHPVGSLPYGIRKKVEFARALCAEPTLLLLDEPVAGINDAESDEMAEAVLRVRAERGLTVLLVEHSMPFVMGVSDHVTVLQSGRVIADGTPQQVRNDPVVIAAYLGDTPTTPEPALSSGELRDQTS